One Romboutsia sp. 13368 genomic window carries:
- a CDS encoding DUF1846 domain-containing protein yields the protein MKIGFDHKKYLEEQSKYILERVNNFDKLYLEFGGKLIGDLHAKRVLPGFDENAKIKVLQHIKEKVEVVICVYAGDIERNKIRGDFGITYDMEVLRLIDDLRSYELDVNSVVITRYEGQPATTVFINKLERRGIKVYKHAPTKGYPSDVDTIVSDEGYGANPYIETTKPIVVVTAPGPNSGKLGTCLSQLYHENKRGNAVGYSKFETFPVWNVPLKHPLNIAYEAATVDLKDVNMIDSFHLEKYGVMSVNYNRDLELFPVLKKIIEKITGKESIYQSPTDMGVNRVGYGIVDDEVVAEASRQEIIRRYFKTACEYKKGQVDKGAYERIRMIMEGLNLKPEDRTVVMPARDYSSNLKETADKNDACPVVAMELTDGRIITGKGSDLMNSTAAATLNAIKTLANIDDELHLISPAILEPIINLKTKTLGSRNPELDCEEILTALSICAVTNPTAQVVLDKLPLLKGAQAHSTTILSKNDEQTFRELGIDVTSDPEYPSQNLYYAN from the coding sequence ATGAAGATAGGATTCGATCATAAAAAATATCTAGAAGAGCAATCAAAGTACATATTAGAAAGAGTTAATAACTTTGATAAGCTTTATTTAGAATTTGGWGGTAAACTAATTGGAGATTTACATGCGAAGAGAGTATTACCAGGATTCGATGAAAATGCAAAAATAAAAGTGTTACAACATATAAAAGAAAAAGTAGAAGTTGTAATATGTGTTTATGCAGGAGATATTGAAAGAAACAAGATAAGAGGAGACTTCGGTATTACTTATGATATGGAAGTTTTAAGATTAATAGATGATTTAAGAAGTTATGAACTTGATGTAAATAGTGTTGTAATAACTAGATATGAAGGACAACCTGCTACAACAGTTTTCATAAATAAATTAGAACGTAGAGGTATAAAGGTGTACAAGCATGCTCCAACAAAAGGGTATCCATCAGATGTTGACACTATAGTAAGTGATGAAGGATACGGAGCAAACCCATATATAGAAACTACTAAGCCTATAGTTGTTGTAACAGCACCAGGGCCAAATAGTGGAAAATTAGGAACTTGTTTAAGCCAATTATATCATGAAAATAAAAGAGGTAATGCTGTTGGATATTCTAAATTTGAAACATTCCCAGTATGGAACGTACCTTTAAAACATCCTTTAAATATAGCTTATGAAGCTGCAACAGTTGATTTAAAAGATGTAAATATGATAGATTCATTCCATCTTGAAAAGTATGGAGTAATGTCAGTAAATTATAATAGAGATTTAGAACTTTTCCCTGTTCTTAAAAAAATAATAGAAAAAATAACAGGAAAAGAATCTATATATCAATCACCAACAGATATGGGTGTTAATAGAGTTGGATATGGTATTGTAGATGATGAAGTTGTAGCTGAAGCCTCAAGACAAGAAATTATAAGAAGATACTTTAAAACAGCTTGTGAATACAAAAAAGGACAAGTTGATAAAGGAGCTTATGAAAGAATAAGAATGATAATGGAAGGGCTTAACTTAAAGCCAGAAGATAGAACGGTAGTTATGCCTGCAAGAGATTATAGTAGTAATTTAAAAGAAACTGCTGATAAAAATGATGCATGTCCAGTAGTAGCTATGGAATTAACTGATGGAAGAATAATCACAGGTAAAGGTTCAGATTTAATGAATTCAACTGCAGCGGCAACATTAAATGCTATAAAAACTTTAGCTAATATAGATGATGAATTACACTTAATATCTCCAGCTATATTAGAACCAATTATAAATTTAAAAACTAAAACATTAGGAAGTAGAAATCCTGAGTTAGATTGTGAAGAAATACTTACTGCACTTAGTATATGTGCTGTTACAAATCCAACAGCTCAAGTTGTACTTGATAAATTACCTTTATTAAAAGGAGCTCAAGCTCACTCAACAACTATATTAAGTAAGAATGATGAGCAAACATTTAGAGAACTTGGAATAGATGTTACAAGTGATCCTGAATATCCATCACAAAATCTTTATTATGCTAACTAA
- the dinB gene encoding DNA polymerase IV → MEGIRKIIHIDMDAFYASIEQRDNKELRGKPVIVGGHYNSRGVVATCSYEARKYGIHSAMPSSIAYKRCPYAYFVPPRFDVYEKVSSQIREIFFRYTDLVEPLSLDEAFLDVTNNKKNIMYATDIAKMIKEDILKETGLTSSAGVSYNKFLAKLASDVNKPNGLKVITPNNKQDFLDNLPIDKFYGIGKVTERKLRNIGVNNGYDLRQLNLSQLEKIFKNRGYIFYQLARGIDYRSVEPYRERKSIGSETTLSNNLDIDDEDVLDILSELCEDVSNRLEYSNKLGKTVTLKIKYDDFKTITRSSTLEKSVYKTKDIRIIIYNLVKNLKKQNGKIRLLGVTVSNLIEKEEDISNITIFEYIDNMGKTTK, encoded by the coding sequence ATGGAAGGAATAAGAAAGATAATTCATATTGATATGGATGCTTTTTATGCATCTATAGAGCAAAGAGATAATAAAGAACTTAGAGGTAAACCTGTTATAGTTGGAGGACACTATAATAGTAGAGGGGTTGTAGCTACATGTTCTTATGAAGCTAGAAAATATGGTATACATTCAGCTATGCCTTCTAGTATTGCATATAAGAGATGTCCATATGCATATTTTGTACCACCTAGATTTGATGTATATGAAAAAGTGTCTTCACAGATAAGAGAAATATTTTTTAGATATACAGATTTAGTAGAACCATTATCTTTAGATGAAGCTTTTTTAGATGTTACTAATAATAAAAAAAATATTATGTATGCTACGGATATAGCAAAAATGATTAAAGAAGATATATTAAAGGAAACTGGGTTAACATCATCAGCAGGTGTATCATACAATAAATTTTTAGCAAAATTAGCATCGGATGTTAATAAACCAAATGGATTAAAGGTTATAACACCTAATAATAAACAAGATTTTTTAGATAATTTACCTATAGATAAGTTTTATGGTATAGGTAAAGTTACTGAGAGAAAACTTCGAAATATAGGAGTAAATAATGGTTACGATTTAAGACAATTAAATTTAAGTCAATTAGAAAAAATATTTAAAAATAGAGGATATATTTTTTATCAATTAGCTAGAGGCATAGACTATAGAAGTGTTGAACCTTATAGAGAGCGTAAATCAATAGGTTCTGAAACTACACTAAGTAATAATTTGGATATAGACGATGAAGATGTTTTAGATATACTTAGTGAACTTTGTGAAGACGTATCAAATAGATTAGAGTATTCAAATAAATTAGGTAAAACGGTAACACTAAAAATTAAGTATGATGATTTTAAAACAATAACAAGGAGCTCTACTTTAGAAAAGTCGGTTTATAAAACTAAAGATATTAGAATAATTATATATAACTTAGTTAAAAACTTAAAAAAACAAAATGGAAAGATTAGATTACTAGGAGTTACTGTATCAAATTTAATTGAAAAAGAAGAAGATATTTCTAATATAACTATATTTGAATATATTGATAATATGGGAAAAACTACAAAATAA
- a CDS encoding Crp/Fnr family transcriptional regulator — LDFFSTTNYNIKKYSKSDIIAIEGDTCTSIGLVLEGSVDIKRTLGSKVIHVSSFSKGDVFGEVIAFSDINIYPATVIASSSCEVMFINKIDFIKFCTCNEEFLSMFLNTLTNKIFLLNNSITNLTFNNLRQKICNFLINEYKVQKSKNIKLNMTKEKLSEYLGVTRPSLSRELINMKEIGLIDYDRNNBLTLLNFRQKIH, encoded by the coding sequence TTTTAGATTTTTTCAGTACCACTAACTATAATATAAAAAAATATTCTAAATCTGATATTATTGCAATTGAAGGTGATACTTGTACTTCTATTGGATTGGTTTTAGAAGGAAGTGTGGATATAAAAAGAACTCTCGGTAGTAAAGTTATTCATGTTTCTTCTTTTTCTAAGGGGGATGTTTTTGGAGAGGTTATAGCTTTTTCAGATATTAATATATATCCTGCTACTGTTATAGCAAGTAGCTCATGTGAAGTTATGTTTATAAATAAAATTGACTTTATAAAATTTTGTACTTGTAACGAAGAATTTTTAAGTATGTTTTTAAATACTTTAACTAATAAAATATTTCTATTAAACAATTCTATTACTAATTTAACTTTTAATAATCTTAGACAAAAGATATGTAATTTTTTGATAAATGAATATAAAGTTCAAAAAAGTAAAAACATAAAGTTAAATATGACTAAGGAAAAATTATCAGAATACTTAGGAGTTACTAGACCTTCTCTTTCTCGTGAACTTATAAATATGAAGGAAATAGGTTTAATAGATTATGATAGAAATAATRATCTAACGCTATTAAATTTTAGACAGAAAATACATTAA
- a CDS encoding YaiI/YqxD family protein has protein sequence MKILIDADGCPVVDISIKIAKTYSIPIIIMCDTSHIINKTGVETIVLSKGSDSVDFALVNKVNKGDIIVTQDYGLAAMVLSKGGYPINQNGMLYTNENIDQLLFTRHLSKKIRNAGHRTKGPRKRTKDDDIKFEKNLISLIERVIL, from the coding sequence ATGAAAATTTTAATAGACGCAGATGGATGTCCAGTAGTAGATATAAGTATTAAGATAGCAAAAACTTATAGTATCCCGATTATAATAATGTGTGATACTTCTCATATAATTAATAAAACTGGTGTTGAAACAATAGTATTATCTAAAGGTTCGGATTCAGTTGACTTTGCATTAGTTAATAAAGTAAATAAAGGTGATATTATAGTAACTCAAGATTATGGACTAGCAGCTATGGTACTTTCTAAAGGAGGATATCCTATAAATCAAAACGGGATGTTATATACTAATGAGAATATAGATCAACTATTATTTACAAGGCATTTATCTAAAAAAATTAGAAATGCTGGTCATAGAACAAAAGGACCACGAAAAAGAACTAAAGATGATGATATTAAATTTGAGAAAAACTTAATATCATTAATAGAAAGGGTTATTTTATAA
- a CDS encoding MATE family efflux transporter — protein sequence MSNSTTDLGSQSIGKLLLKLATPSIIAQLVNVLYNIVDRIFIGRMPNGEVAMASIGVAFPIVLLVSAFAAFIGMGGAPLAAIKMGEQDNDSAEKIMTNSFASLLIIALTLTIVFLIFREPILWKFGASESTIGYAMDYLGIYLIGTVFVQIALGMNPFINTQGFAKIGMMTVTIGAIINIVLDPILIFGFNMGVKGAAIATIVAQAVSAIWVLRFLNSKNTILRLRKKYLKIDLKTMKPVFALGIAPFIMQSTESLVLVSLNSQLQKYGGDLAVGAMTIMSSIMQIILLPANGVTQGAQPIISYNFGAKNIDRVKKTFKYTVMATLSYTTFMCLILMIAPQVVVKIFNNDPALVDITSWSIKIYFAGIFMFGIQAACQSTLLALGQAKISLFLALLRKIILLVPLIFILPAILEEKLFAVLLAEPVADITAVIITSICFTXFYKKTLTNVTNIDNKFIGKEETSIN from the coding sequence ATGTCTAATTCAACTACAGATTTAGGAAGTCAGAGTATAGGAAAGTTATTATTGAAATTGGCAACACCATCAATAATAGCACAATTAGTAAATGTTTTATACAACATAGTTGATAGAATATTTATAGGTAGAATGCCAAATGGAGAAGTTGCTATGGCTAGTATTGGAGTAGCATTCCCAATAGTTCTTTTGGTATCAGCATTTGCAGCATTTATTGGTATGGGTGGAGCACCACTTGCTGCAATAAAAATGGGAGAACAAGATAATGATTCAGCTGAAAAAATAATGACTAATAGCTTTGCATCATTATTAATAATAGCCTTAACATTAACGATTGTATTTTTAATTTTTAGAGAACCAATTCTTTGGAAATTTGGAGCTAGTGAAAGTACAATAGGATATGCTATGGATTATTTAGGAATATATCTTATAGGAACTGTATTTGTTCAAATTGCATTAGGGATGAATCCTTTTATAAATACACAAGGATTTGCAAAAATAGGAATGATGACAGTAACTATAGGAGCTATAATAAATATAGTTCTTGACCCTATACTTATATTTGGATTTAATATGGGAGTTAAAGGTGCTGCAATTGCAACTATAGTAGCACAAGCTGTATCAGCTATATGGGTATTAAGGTTCTTAAATAGTAAAAATACTATACTTAGATTAAGAAAAAAATATCTTAAAATAGATTTAAAAACTATGAAACCAGTTTTTGCTTTAGGGATAGCACCATTTATAATGCAAAGTACAGAAAGTTTAGTTTTAGTTTCATTAAATAGCCAATTACAAAAATATGGTGGAGACTTAGCTGTAGGTGCAATGACTATAATGAGCAGTATAATGCAAATAATATTACTTCCAGCTAATGGAGTAACTCAAGGTGCTCAACCTATAATAAGTTATAACTTTGGGGCTAAAAATATAGATAGAGTAAAGAAAACATTTAAATATACAGTTATGGCTACTTTATCATATACAACTTTTATGTGCTTAATTCTTATGATAGCACCTCAAGTGGTAGTAAAAATATTTAATAATGACCCTGCATTAGTAGATATAACTTCATGGAGTATAAAAATTTATTTTGCTGGTATTTTTATGTTTGGTATACAAGCAGCATGTCAAAGTACATTGCTAGCACTAGGTCAAGCAAAAATATCTCTTTTCTTAGCATTACTTAGAAAAATAATTTTACTTGTACCGCTTATATTTATATTGCCAGCTATTCTAGAGGAAAAACTATTTGCAGTGCTTTTAGCAGAACCAGTAGCTGATATTACTGCAGTGATAATTACATCAATATGTTTTACTATRTTTTATAAGAAAACACTTACTAATGTAACAAATATAGATAATAAATTTATTGGAAAAGAAGAAACAAGTATAAATTAA
- the sfsA gene encoding DNA/RNA nuclease SfsA, whose product MKYNNIVEAKFLERPNRFISYCEIDNNIEKVHVKNTGKCKELLIPNCTVFLEESDNPNRKTRYSLIAVQKGNRLINMDSQVPNKVVYEALLNGKIILPGLNEKITKIKPETTYENSRFDIYLETESKKAFIEVKGVTLEENDIVMFPDAKTERGVKHINELVKASKEGYLSYIVFVIQMSDVKYFTPNDKKHKELGDALRFAKDNGVNILAYDCFVSRDTIEIKDEVKVIL is encoded by the coding sequence ATGAAATATAATAATATAGTTGAAGCAAAGTTTTTAGAAAGACCAAATAGGTTTATATCTTATTGTGAAATAGATAATAATATAGAAAAAGTACATGTTAAAAATACAGGTAAATGTAAAGAATTATTAATACCAAATTGTACTGTATTTTTAGAAGAAAGTGATAATCCGAATAGAAAGACAAGATATTCTTTAATTGCAGTTCAAAAAGGTAATCGTTTGATAAATATGGATTCTCAAGTACCAAACAAAGTGGTATATGAAGCTTTGTTAAATGGTAAGATAATTCTGCCTGGATTAAATGAAAAAATTACAAAAATAAAACCAGAGACAACATATGAAAATTCTAGATTTGATATATACTTAGAAACTGAAAGTAAGAAAGCTTTTATAGAAGTTAAAGGAGTTACACTAGAAGAAAATGATATAGTTATGTTTCCAGATGCAAAAACTGAAAGAGGTGTAAAGCATATAAATGAGTTAGTAAAAGCATCTAAAGAAGGATACTTATCATATATAGTTTTTGTAATTCAAATGAGTGATGTAAAATACTTTACGCCAAATGATAAAAAGCACAAAGAGTTAGGAGATGCACTTAGATTTGCAAAAGATAATGGTGTAAATATATTAGCTTATGACTGTTTTGTTTCTAGAGATACTATAGAGATTAAAGATGAAGTTAAAGTTATATTATAA
- a CDS encoding 30S ribosomal protein S1, with the protein MTNNLTMQELLEQQEQEFNQVRAGQTISGKISKITNDEVTLELNYGFDGVIKNEELNLPKGKYASDVYKVGDEITAIITRVYQKDGIINLSKLQLDEKADYSDLEKAFAEHRILTVQVEKAIERGVFAKHNTQTLFIPISQLDTKFVDKTENYVGKNLEVYIKELDAKKNRIVATHREVLQERLDKEREERRARIKAEKEAERARVKAEKEAHIAKVNAEKEELFNSLEVGQKREGKVTKLMPYGAFVDIGGIEGLLHLNNLSWEKVESVEDMLSEGQEVQVYVLDIDKENKKFALALKDINNDPWELIKQDVQLDDIVTGEVVRIIEKGAIVKIREGVDAFLPISELSEERVVKVSSVVNIGDTVNAMVIEFKPKNRRMVLSIKEANREPEEDYSEYLETEDSLGSLGELFKDKFKNLQK; encoded by the coding sequence ATGACAAATAATTTAACTATGCAGGAATTATTAGAACAGCAAGAACAAGAATTTAATCAAGTTAGAGCTGGTCAAACTATAAGTGGAAAAATATCTAAAATAACTAATGATGAAGTTACTTTAGAGTTAAACTATGGGTTTGATGGAGTTATAAAAAATGAAGAATTAAACTTACCTAAAGGTAAATATGCTAGTGATGTATATAAAGTAGGGGATGAGATAACTGCTATAATAACTAGAGTTTATCAAAAGGATGGAATAATAAATTTATCTAAATTACAATTAGATGAAAAAGCAGATTATTCAGACTTAGAAAAAGCTTTCGCAGAACATAGAATATTAACTGTTCAAGTTGAAAAAGCTATAGAAAGAGGGGTATTTGCTAAACATAATACTCAAACTTTATTCATACCTATATCTCAATTAGATACTAAGTTTGTTGATAAAACAGAAAATTATGTAGGTAAAAACTTAGAAGTATACATAAAAGAATTAGATGCTAAGAAAAATAGAATAGTTGCTACTCATAGAGAAGTACTACAAGAACGTTTAGATAAAGAAAGAGAAGAAAGAAGAGCTCGTATAAAGGCAGAAAAGGAAGCTGAAAGAGCGAGAGTAAAAGCAGAGAAAGAAGCTCATATAGCAAAAGTAAATGCAGAAAAAGAAGAATTATTTAACTCTCTAGAAGTTGGACAAAAAAGAGAAGGTAAAGTTACTAAGTTAATGCCTTATGGAGCTTTTGTTGATATAGGTGGAATAGAAGGATTACTTCACTTAAATAACTTATCTTGGGAAAAAGTAGAATCTGTTGAAGATATGTTATCTGAAGGACAAGAAGTTCAAGTTTATGTTCTTGATATAGATAAAGAGAATAAAAAGTTTGCACTAGCTTTAAAAGACATAAACAATGATCCATGGGAGTTAATAAAGCAAGATGTTCAATTAGATGATATAGTAACTGGAGAAGTTGTTAGAATAATAGAAAAAGGTGCTATAGTTAAAATAAGAGAAGGTGTAGATGCATTTTTACCTATATCTGAATTAAGTGAAGAAAGAGTTGTAAAGGTTAGCAGTGTAGTTAACATAGGCGATACAGTTAATGCTATGGTTATAGAATTTAAACCTAAAAACAGAAGAATGGTGTTATCTATAAAAGAAGCAAATAGAGAGCCAGAAGAAGATTACTCTGAATACTTAGAAACAGAAGATTCTTTAGGAAGTTTAGGAGAATTATTCAAAGACAAATTTAAAAACTTACAAAAATAA
- a CDS encoding phosphatase codes for MKALIDLHTHTLVSGHAYSTIKENVESAKLAGLKYIGLSEHAPNMPAAPHAYYFQNVHVIPKEIDGVRVIQGIEANILDYDGNIDVTPDMVVHMSYMLVSLHPPCINSGSKEQNTNAVVNAMNHEKVKIVAHLDDSRYPVDYERVVKAAKEKGIAFEVNNSSLKPNTFREGAWDNVKELLKYCKEYGVNIIMGSDAHICYDVGNFTYAEKIITDNDFPKELVINYHEDKIKRLLNID; via the coding sequence ATGAAAGCTTTAATAGATTTACATACACATACACTTGTAAGTGGACATGCATATAGCACAATTAAGGAAAATGTAGAATCTGCAAAATTAGCAGGTCTTAAATATATAGGTCTGTCAGAGCATGCTCCTAATATGCCAGCTGCTCCTCATGCATATTATTTCCAAAATGTTCATGTTATACCTAAGGAAATTGATGGTGTAAGAGTTATACAAGGTATAGAAGCAAATATATTAGATTATGATGGAAATATAGATGTAACACCTGATATGGTAGTTCATATGAGTTACATGTTAGTTAGTTTACATCCACCATGCATAAATAGTGGAAGTAAAGAACAAAATACAAATGCTGTGGTAAATGCTATGAATCATGAAAAAGTAAAAATAGTAGCACATTTAGATGATAGTAGATATCCAGTAGATTATGAAAGAGTAGTAAAAGCAGCTAAAGAAAAAGGAATAGCATTTGAAGTTAATAATTCATCTTTAAAACCAAATACTTTTAGAGAAGGTGCTTGGGATAATGTTAAAGAGCTTCTTAAATACTGTAAAGAATACGGTGTTAATATAATAATGGGAAGTGATGCACATATATGTTACGATGTAGGGAACTTTACTTATGCAGAAAAAATAATAACAGATAATGATTTCCCAAAAGAGTTAGTTATAAACTACCATGAAGATAAAATAAAGAGACTTTTAAATATAGACTAA
- a CDS encoding YgiQ family radical SAM protein produces the protein MENKFLPICKQDMIDRGWEQLDFVLVTGDAYVDHHSFGTAIISRVLENAGYKVGIIAQPDWKTTDDFMKLGRPRLGFLVNSGNMDSMVNHYSVSKKHRDKDMYSPGGKMGCRPDRAVIVYCNKIREAYKDANIIIGGIEASLRRFAHYDYWGDKVRKSILIDSGADLLVYGMSEKQIVEVANALNDGFEPKYIRHINGTCYVADTKEEIYDDYVEIPSYKAICESKEEYAKAFKIQYDEQDPFRGKAIIQRHGDKYLVQNKPEVPLNREELDAVYALPYAKDYHPIYKEQGGIPAIEEVKFGIVSSRGCFGSCSFCAITFHQGRAVQSRSHESILEEAKYITELPDFKGYIHDVGGPTANFRHEACKKQITKGACKHRQCLHPEPCKNLKVDHTDFVELLKKVRSLPKVKKVFVRSGIRYDYVMADKDNKFMRELIEHHVSGQLKVAPEHIAEEVLQYMQKPAGNTYDRFRQKFFDITEKVGKKQYIIPYLMSSHPGSTLNSAIELAEYLRDIKYQPEQVQDFYPTPGTLSTTMFYTGLDPLTMKPVYVPKSKHEKAMQRALLQYSAPRNYDLVYQALVEAGREDLIGMAPRCLIKPREARGYSNRAYSNKKVSKSSNNKNSKQRNNSKGSSSKAKNKNERNTKNISKTKRKRR, from the coding sequence ATGGAAAATAAATTTTTACCGATATGCAAGCAAGATATGATAGATAGAGGATGGGAACAACTTGACTTTGTACTAGTTACAGGAGATGCATATGTTGACCATCATAGTTTTGGGACAGCAATAATATCAAGAGTATTAGAAAATGCTGGATACAAAGTAGGAATAATAGCACAACCAGACTGGAAAACTACAGATGATTTTATGAAACTAGGAAGACCTAGACTTGGATTCTTAGTAAACTCAGGAAATATGGACTCTATGGTAAATCATTATTCAGTAAGTAAAAAACATAGAGATAAAGATATGTATTCTCCTGGTGGAAAAATGGGATGTAGACCAGATAGAGCTGTTATAGTTTACTGTAACAAAATAAGAGAAGCATATAAAGATGCCAATATAATAATTGGTGGTATAGAAGCTAGTTTAAGAAGATTTGCTCATTATGATTATTGGGGCGATAAAGTTAGAAAATCTATACTAATAGACAGTGGAGCAGATTTATTAGTTTACGGAATGAGTGAAAAGCAAATAGTAGAAGTTGCAAATGCATTAAATGATGGATTTGAACCTAAATATATAAGACATATAAATGGTACATGCTATGTAGCGGATACTAAAGAAGAAATATATGATGATTATGTAGAAATACCATCATATAAAGCAATATGTGAAAGTAAAGAAGAATATGCTAAGGCATTTAAAATTCAATATGATGAACAAGATCCATTTAGAGGTAAAGCTATAATACAAAGACATGGTGATAAATATTTAGTTCAAAATAAACCAGAGGTACCTTTAAATAGAGAAGAGCTAGATGCAGTTTATGCATTACCATATGCTAAGGATTATCATCCTATATATAAAGAGCAAGGTGGAATACCTGCTATAGAAGAAGTTAAATTTGGTATAGTAAGTTCTAGAGGATGTTTTGGTAGTTGTTCATTCTGTGCAATTACATTCCATCAAGGTAGAGCTGTACAAAGTAGAAGTCATGAATCTATATTAGAAGAAGCTAAATATATAACAGAGCTTCCAGATTTTAAAGGATATATACATGACGTTGGAGGACCTACTGCAAACTTTAGACATGAAGCTTGTAAAAAGCAAATAACAAAGGGAGCTTGTAAGCATAGACAATGTCTTCATCCAGAGCCATGTAAAAACTTAAAAGTTGATCATACTGACTTTGTAGAACTTCTTAAAAAAGTAAGAAGTTTACCAAAAGTAAAGAAGGTATTCGTACGTTCAGGAATAAGATATGACTATGTAATGGCAGATAAAGACAATAAGTTTATGAGAGAACTTATAGAGCATCATGTTAGTGGTCAATTAAAGGTTGCACCAGAACATATTGCGGAAGAAGTTTTACAATATATGCAAAAACCAGCAGGAAACACATATGATAGATTTAGACAAAAGTTCTTTGATATAACTGAAAAAGTAGGCAAAAAGCAATATATTATACCTTACTTAATGTCATCTCATCCAGGTTCTACGCTTAATAGTGCTATAGAACTTGCAGAATATTTAAGAGATATAAAATATCAACCAGAGCAAGTTCAAGATTTCTATCCAACACCAGGAACATTATCAACTACAATGTTCTATACAGGATTAGACCCATTAACAATGAAACCTGTATATGTACCAAAATCAAAACATGAAAAAGCAATGCAAAGAGCATTACTTCAATATAGTGCTCCAAGAAATTATGATTTAGTATATCAAGCATTAGTTGAAGCAGGTAGAGAAGACTTAATAGGTATGGCTCCAAGATGTTTAATAAAACCTAGAGAAGCAAGAGGTTATTCAAATAGAGCGTACTCAAATAAAAAGGTAAGTAAATCTTCTAATAATAAAAATTCTAAGCAAAGAAATAATTCTAAAGGTAGTTCTTCAAAAGCAAAGAATAAAAATGAAAGAAATACTAAAAATATAAGTAAGACAAAAAGAAAAAGAAGATAA
- a CDS encoding ECF-type riboflavin transporter substrate-binding protein — translation MILGRFGSIPTGIPNTNIETAYAYLALMAILYGPAAGFLIGLIGHGLKDLVFYGMPWFSWVISSGVVGLIIGLVWKKLRVNDGEFGTKQVILFNITQVIANIIAWFLVAPTLDIVI, via the coding sequence ATGATACTAGGAAGATTTGGATCTATACCGACTGGAATACCTAATACTAATATAGAAACTGCATATGCTTATTTAGCGTTAATGGCCATATTATATGGTCCAGCAGCAGGATTTTTAATTGGGCTTATAGGTCATGGATTAAAAGATTTAGTATTCTATGGAATGCCATGGTTTAGTTGGGTAATATCTTCTGGAGTAGTAGGACTTATTATAGGATTAGTATGGAAAAAATTAAGAGTCAATGATGGTGAATTTGGGACTAAACAAGTTATATTATTTAATATTACTCAAGTTATAGCAAATATAATAGCATGGTTTTTAGTAGCCCCTACTTTAGATATAGTAATATA
- a CDS encoding ABC transporter ATP-binding protein: MKKKIIEFKDFSFKYRVQVEPMVKNINLTIYEGEKVLIVGPSGSGKSTLAHCINGLVPFFYEGNITGTLNIDGKNAEXMNIFELSKVVGTVLQDPDSQLIGLTVGEDIAFKLENYCVSQDEMIDKVEKSASLVDIKNEIDASPYKLSGGQKQRVTLAGVTVDEVKILLFDEPLASLDPATGESAIELIDKYIIMKNRY, translated from the coding sequence ATGAAAAAAAAGATTATAGAGTTTAAAGACTTTAGCTTTAAATATAGAGTACAAGTTGAACCAATGGTTAAAAATATAAACTTGACGATATATGAAGGTGAAAAAGTACTTATAGTTGGACCATCAGGGTCAGGTAAGAGTACATTAGCGCACTGTATAAATGGACTTGTACCATTTTTCTATGAAGGTAATATAACTGGTACATTAAATATAGATGGTAAAAATGCTGAAGAKATGAATATATTTGAGCTATCTAAGGTTGTTGGAACGGTACTTCAAGATCCAGATAGCCAACTCATAGGACTAACAGTAGGTGAAGATATCGCTTTTAAACTAGAAAATTACTGTGTAAGCCAAGATGAAATGATTGATAAAGTAGAAAAGTCTGCAAGTTTAGTAGATATAAAGAATGAAATTGATGCATCGCCATATAAATTATCTGGTGGTCAAAAGCAAAGAGTAACTTTAGCAGGTGTAACAGTAGATGAAGTCAAGATACTTTTATTTGATGAACCTTTAGCAAGCTTAGACCCAGCTACTGGTGAGAGTGCTATAGAATTAATAGATAAGTATATAATAATGAAAAACAGATATTAA